A window of the Oceanivirga salmonicida genome harbors these coding sequences:
- a CDS encoding ABC transporter permease: MLKKKILRDFKEHFLQYFSIFISVVISMFLVVSVAGSADTVIKGVEKHAKDNVIEDGQFSVFVPLTDVQIDELRDMGIVLEKHFSLDFAMDEGSIRVFETRKKIDLIELDKGKEASSETEIVLEKNYCKANNIAVGDEITIADNIFTVVGIGSTPDYDDVLDELTDSSSNAKIFSTAFVNEEGYKLLLNSKKSLKAESVQYAYKLYDEATSDDVYDKISEFEFKVSNVKDEYAYEYFNKLTGGYKQATYKNLKEFIEAEDNPRIDASARDIQVDKKGALTAGFIILILLAYVLSTFVISAIDRESKIIGTLYALGFSKKELIKHFIALPVAICVLGGITGTILGFLAIDLQMGDNVNYFSYPKLNHIYPTYLIIYGVVSPILISLLINFVFINKKLSKEPLDLMRKTQSAYKPKDIKGNKYRGFKFINKFRIKLFIREIKYNLTISLGIFISLLLIMLAFSIYSALTNLVDETSRDVKFNYMYSLSYPDNEKDNYEGVEKAYLKKLDKKVLNENFNVSILGIYKNSDSFPYEIETNKDELYISTSVANKYAVEVGDDFELEDKINSIKYVFKVKKIVNYAPGLFVFMNIDDMRKRFDKEHNYYNLIISDNKLDIEKGRLYSVTTGNDVKESSHTFMELMNRLIYILIFSSVILFVLVMYLMVKMIIDRQKYNISMFKLFGFNKTEISKIYLRNNLYTVIISALIFIPITRYIILMIYPFLVSNRAVGFNLKFALETYFVIAAIILISYFISFALAKLKLNRISVEEILKDRE; this comes from the coding sequence ATGCTAAAAAAGAAGATATTAAGAGATTTTAAAGAACATTTTTTACAGTACTTTTCTATATTTATTTCTGTTGTAATTTCAATGTTCTTAGTTGTAAGTGTAGCTGGCTCGGCAGATACCGTTATTAAAGGTGTTGAAAAACACGCAAAAGATAATGTGATTGAAGATGGTCAATTTTCGGTATTTGTGCCTTTAACCGATGTTCAAATAGATGAATTAAGAGATATGGGAATAGTGTTAGAAAAACATTTTTCATTGGATTTTGCTATGGATGAGGGTAGTATTAGAGTTTTTGAAACTAGAAAAAAAATAGATTTAATTGAGCTTGATAAAGGTAAAGAAGCTAGTTCGGAAACGGAGATTGTCTTAGAAAAGAACTATTGTAAGGCAAATAATATTGCTGTAGGTGATGAAATAACAATAGCTGATAATATATTTACTGTTGTAGGTATTGGTTCAACTCCAGATTATGACGATGTCTTAGATGAACTAACAGACTCATCTTCTAATGCAAAAATATTCTCAACCGCATTTGTAAATGAAGAAGGCTATAAGCTACTACTAAATTCGAAGAAATCTTTGAAAGCAGAATCTGTACAATATGCTTATAAACTTTATGATGAAGCAACAAGTGATGATGTATATGATAAAATTAGCGAGTTTGAGTTCAAGGTTTCAAACGTTAAAGATGAGTATGCATATGAATATTTCAATAAATTAACAGGTGGCTATAAACAGGCAACTTATAAAAACTTAAAGGAATTTATTGAAGCGGAAGATAATCCTAGAATAGATGCTTCTGCAAGAGACATTCAGGTAGATAAAAAAGGTGCATTAACAGCAGGATTTATTATTTTAATTCTATTAGCCTATGTTTTATCTACATTTGTGATTAGTGCAATAGATAGAGAAAGTAAAATAATAGGCACGTTATATGCGTTAGGGTTTTCTAAAAAAGAACTTATAAAGCATTTTATAGCATTGCCTGTCGCAATCTGTGTATTAGGAGGAATAACAGGCACAATACTAGGATTTTTAGCTATTGACTTGCAAATGGGAGATAACGTTAATTACTTCTCGTATCCGAAATTAAATCATATATATCCTACATATTTGATAATCTATGGTGTTGTTTCACCCATACTGATATCATTGTTAATAAATTTTGTATTCATTAACAAGAAGCTTTCTAAAGAGCCTCTAGATTTAATGAGAAAAACACAATCAGCATACAAACCTAAGGATATAAAGGGAAATAAATATCGTGGTTTTAAATTTATTAATAAGTTTAGAATCAAGTTGTTTATTAGAGAGATTAAATATAACCTTACAATTTCACTGGGAATATTTATATCCCTACTCCTTATAATGTTGGCATTTTCTATATATAGTGCATTAACAAACCTTGTTGATGAAACGAGCAGGGATGTAAAGTTCAATTATATGTATTCACTGTCTTATCCAGATAATGAAAAAGATAATTATGAAGGAGTTGAAAAGGCATATCTCAAAAAACTTGATAAAAAAGTGCTAAATGAAAATTTCAATGTTTCTATCTTAGGAATTTATAAGAATAGTGATTCATTCCCATACGAAATAGAAACCAATAAGGACGAACTTTACATATCCACATCAGTTGCTAATAAATACGCTGTTGAAGTTGGCGATGATTTTGAATTGGAAGATAAAATAAATTCGATAAAATATGTATTCAAAGTAAAAAAAATAGTTAATTATGCACCAGGATTATTTGTATTTATGAATATTGATGATATGCGGAAGCGATTTGATAAAGAACACAATTATTACAATTTAATTATTTCTGATAATAAGCTTGATATCGAAAAAGGAAGGCTCTATTCGGTAACAACTGGTAACGATGTTAAAGAATCATCGCATACATTTATGGAACTAATGAATAGACTAATCTATATATTAATCTTTTCCTCAGTAATACTATTTGTGCTTGTTATGTACTTAATGGTTAAGATGATTATAGATAGGCAGAAGTATAATATTTCAATGTTTAAATTATTTGGATTCAATAAAACTGAAATTTCAAAGATTTATTTGAGAAATAATTTATACACGGTAATTATTTCTGCATTAATTTTTATACCTATAACGAGATATATTATTTTAATGATTTATCCGTTCTTAGTTTCAAATAGAG
- a CDS encoding ABC transporter ATP-binding protein, with the protein MFLELNDVIKSYGTNENYVQVLKKISTKIEKGTISVILGPSGSGKSTFLNVIGGLDKIDSGQILIDGLEINKLNKKNITKYRRDYLGFVFQFYNLIPNLTLRENIEVSQYLSSEPLDIDEILKVLNIYEFQDKYPSQVSGGQQQRCSVARAIVKNPKILLCDEPTGALDYKSSKEMLVLFEKINQMYGTTILIITHNEEIKKMADKIIVLKDGIIKEDFDNEKIPAKEIEW; encoded by the coding sequence ATGTTTTTAGAACTAAATGATGTTATCAAAAGCTATGGAACGAATGAAAACTACGTACAAGTATTAAAAAAAATAAGTACCAAAATTGAAAAAGGTACTATTTCTGTTATATTAGGTCCTTCGGGTTCAGGTAAATCAACTTTTTTAAACGTTATTGGTGGACTAGACAAAATAGATTCAGGACAAATCTTAATTGATGGTCTTGAGATAAATAAGTTAAATAAAAAAAATATAACAAAATACAGGAGAGATTATTTGGGATTTGTATTTCAGTTCTATAATTTGATCCCAAACCTAACTCTTAGAGAAAACATTGAGGTGTCTCAGTATTTGTCTAGCGAGCCTCTAGATATTGATGAGATTTTAAAAGTTCTAAATATATATGAATTCCAAGACAAATATCCTTCACAGGTTTCTGGGGGCCAGCAACAAAGATGCTCTGTTGCTCGTGCTATAGTAAAAAATCCTAAAATATTATTATGTGATGAACCTACAGGAGCTTTAGATTATAAGTCATCTAAAGAAATGCTAGTTCTATTTGAAAAAATAAATCAAATGTACGGAACAACAATATTGATAATAACTCACAATGAAGAAATAAAAAAAATGGCAGACAAGATAATTGTTTTAAAAGATGGAATTATAAAAGAAGACTTTGATAATGAAAAAATTCCTGCAAAAGAAATAGAGTGGTAA
- the rlmD gene encoding 23S rRNA (uracil(1939)-C(5))-methyltransferase RlmD, producing the protein MYKIGEILEVEIKKIAFGGEGLGHLDGMVIFVPMSCIGDTVKVKVISVKKTYIRALITEIIQASKDRIISNKISFKEHSGCDFAMLKYEKQLEYKTMMLKELFKFDITNIYDGIIGADNDKNYRNKVAEPFFIENGKINTGFYDRKSHDIFSAKEDILKSEISIRITEKVLEKLNEEKFSVYSDKNSKGFLKHLIIRNNTKNEVMLAIVVNGKKEINKLNKILEKLYNENSEIVSVYVSVKNKKNNVILGDENIHLFGSKILNEEVFGINFEIYLDSFFQINIEQVKKLYTKAISYIDDSDKMAIDAFSGTGTIAMLIGNKLKKVYAIESVKSAVQAAKNTAKNNDINNIKFICSKVEDKIENIVKYENIEYIVFDPPRKGIEQSVLNQVAKNEIKKIIYISCEPSTFARDFEILKEKGYKLTKLTAVDMFPNTHHIEIVALITK; encoded by the coding sequence ATGTATAAAATAGGGGAAATATTAGAAGTTGAAATAAAAAAAATAGCTTTTGGTGGTGAAGGATTAGGACACTTAGACGGAATGGTCATATTTGTTCCTATGAGTTGTATAGGTGATACAGTTAAAGTAAAAGTTATTTCAGTAAAAAAAACATATATTAGAGCATTAATAACTGAAATTATACAGGCATCAAAAGACAGAATAATATCTAATAAAATAAGTTTTAAAGAGCATTCTGGCTGTGATTTTGCTATGTTAAAATATGAAAAACAATTAGAATATAAAACTATGATGTTAAAAGAATTGTTTAAGTTTGATATAACTAATATTTATGATGGTATAATAGGTGCAGATAATGATAAAAATTATAGAAATAAAGTAGCTGAACCTTTTTTTATAGAAAATGGTAAAATAAATACAGGTTTTTATGATAGAAAATCACATGATATATTTAGCGCTAAAGAAGATATACTAAAATCTGAAATTTCTATAAGAATAACTGAAAAAGTTTTAGAAAAATTAAATGAAGAAAAATTTAGTGTATATAGCGATAAAAATAGTAAAGGCTTTTTAAAGCATTTAATTATCAGAAATAATACAAAAAATGAAGTAATGTTAGCAATAGTTGTAAATGGTAAAAAAGAAATAAATAAATTAAATAAAATATTGGAAAAATTATACAATGAAAATTCTGAGATTGTTTCAGTTTATGTATCAGTAAAAAATAAGAAAAATAATGTGATATTAGGTGATGAAAATATTCATCTTTTTGGTTCTAAAATATTAAATGAAGAAGTTTTTGGTATAAATTTTGAAATATACTTAGATTCATTTTTCCAAATAAATATAGAGCAGGTAAAAAAATTATATACAAAAGCTATATCATATATAGATGATAGTGATAAAATGGCAATAGATGCTTTTTCAGGAACGGGAACCATTGCAATGTTAATAGGAAACAAATTGAAAAAGGTTTATGCAATAGAATCAGTTAAAAGTGCGGTTCAAGCAGCAAAAAATACTGCTAAAAATAATGATATAAATAATATTAAATTTATATGTTCTAAGGTAGAAGATAAAATAGAAAATATCGTTAAATATGAAAATATTGAGTATATTGTATTTGACCCGCCTAGAAAAGGAATAGAGCAAAGTGTATTAAATCAAGTCGCAAAAAATGAAATTAAAAAAATTATATACATATCTTGCGAACCATCAACATTTGCAAGAGATTTTGAAATTTTAAAAGAAAAAGGTTACAAATTAACTAAACTTACAGCAGTTGATATGTTCCCAAATACACACCATATTGAAATAGTTGCTTTAATAACTAAGTAA
- a CDS encoding M20 metallopeptidase family protein: protein MNKNEYILNLIDKIEKNIIEIRKNLHKYPELSDKEFKTKNMIIKFLEENGVEYKEVLETGIHAYIKNGTGKKMAFRADMDALPIIENNELEYKSKNVGVMHACGHDIHMSVQLGLILALLNSKDKWGGTANFYFQPAEETVGGAKRMLEAGVNKDKNDRILAFHSAPELKVGKIGIKYGKMHATSAVFKLNVIGRPAHAALAYQGIDSIVIASKVVDYLQTIVSRKIDGRNAAVITVGTFNAGTAENIVADNAELTGTIRTLDQETKKYIVNILNNELKDYVKSYGAKLEVEIRDSYAPVINDKEFTKYFEENTKDILGENSIEYIEQTRMDVEDFGFFLEEITGTFYRLGVSPIDKENTTLHTDTFIADSNAVRVGMIASYKTALEFLCIK, encoded by the coding sequence ATGAATAAAAATGAATATATTTTAAATTTAATTGATAAAATAGAAAAAAATATAATAGAAATTAGAAAAAATTTACATAAATATCCTGAATTAAGTGATAAAGAATTTAAAACTAAAAATATGATTATAAAATTTTTAGAAGAAAATGGGGTAGAATACAAAGAAGTTTTAGAAACTGGTATACATGCTTATATAAAAAATGGTACTGGAAAAAAAATGGCATTTAGAGCAGATATGGATGCTCTACCTATAATTGAAAATAATGAATTAGAATATAAGTCTAAAAATGTTGGTGTTATGCATGCTTGTGGACATGATATTCATATGTCAGTGCAATTAGGTCTAATATTAGCTTTATTAAATTCAAAAGATAAATGGGGTGGAACAGCCAACTTTTATTTTCAACCAGCAGAAGAAACAGTAGGTGGAGCCAAAAGAATGCTAGAAGCAGGCGTAAATAAAGATAAAAATGATAGAATTTTAGCTTTTCATTCAGCACCAGAACTAAAAGTAGGAAAAATAGGAATAAAATATGGAAAAATGCATGCTACATCAGCAGTATTTAAATTAAATGTTATCGGACGTCCTGCACATGCTGCACTTGCATATCAGGGTATAGATAGTATAGTAATTGCGAGTAAAGTAGTAGATTATTTACAAACTATTGTTTCAAGAAAAATTGATGGTAGAAACGCTGCAGTAATAACTGTAGGAACATTTAATGCAGGAACTGCAGAAAATATTGTTGCAGATAATGCAGAATTGACAGGAACAATTAGAACATTAGATCAAGAAACTAAAAAATATATAGTAAATATATTAAATAACGAATTAAAAGATTATGTTAAATCATATGGTGCTAAACTAGAAGTAGAAATAAGGGATAGCTATGCACCAGTTATAAATGATAAAGAATTTACAAAATATTTTGAAGAAAATACCAAAGATATATTAGGAGAAAATAGTATTGAATATATTGAACAAACTAGAATGGACGTAGAAGATTTCGGTTTTTTCTTAGAAGAAATTACAGGGACATTTTATAGGTTAGGTGTAAGTCCTATTGATAAAGAAAATACTACATTACATACTGATACTTTTATTGCGGATAGTAATGCTGTAAGAGTTGGTATGATAGCAAGTTATAAAACAGCATTGGAGTTTTTATGTATAAAATAG
- the rsmH gene encoding 16S rRNA (cytosine(1402)-N(4))-methyltransferase RsmH, whose protein sequence is MYHKPVLYNQVIDNMIKDEYRIYLDCTLGGGGHTEGILENSNDNSVVIAIDQDDAAIEFATKRLEKYENRIKIFKNNFRNMKSVIYMASYDKVDAILMDIGVSSNQFDDAQRGFSYKYEAKLDMRMDRSQELTAHEVVNKYSEKELADIIYKYGEEPKSRKIASYIVNSRREGPINTTTQLASIVIKAVGKSMKKHPAKRTFQALRIYVNNELEILEEAINNAIEILKPGGRLLIISFHSLEDKMIKDKFREFENPCTCPPKMPICICKKESLGKVINKKGFIANEKELKENNRAHSARLRIFERK, encoded by the coding sequence ATGTATCATAAGCCTGTATTATACAATCAAGTAATAGATAATATGATAAAAGATGAATATAGAATATATCTAGATTGTACATTAGGTGGTGGTGGTCATACTGAAGGTATTTTAGAAAATTCTAATGATAATTCAGTTGTAATTGCAATAGACCAAGATGATGCAGCAATAGAATTCGCGACTAAAAGATTAGAGAAATATGAAAATAGAATAAAAATATTTAAAAATAATTTTAGAAATATGAAAAGTGTAATTTATATGGCTTCTTATGATAAAGTTGATGCAATATTAATGGATATTGGAGTTTCATCAAATCAATTTGATGATGCCCAAAGAGGTTTTTCTTATAAATATGAGGCAAAACTTGATATGAGAATGGACAGAAGTCAAGAATTAACAGCACATGAAGTAGTAAATAAATATAGTGAAAAGGAATTAGCAGATATTATTTATAAATATGGCGAAGAACCTAAATCAAGAAAAATTGCTTCATATATTGTAAATTCAAGGAGAGAAGGACCTATAAATACTACAACACAACTAGCCAGTATTGTAATTAAGGCAGTTGGAAAAAGTATGAAAAAGCATCCGGCTAAAAGGACATTTCAAGCATTAAGAATATACGTTAATAATGAATTAGAAATTTTAGAAGAGGCAATAAATAACGCAATTGAAATTTTAAAACCCGGAGGAAGGTTACTTATAATAAGTTTTCATTCTCTAGAAGATAAAATGATAAAAGATAAGTTTAGAGAATTTGAAAATCCATGTACATGTCCACCAAAAATGCCAATATGTATATGTAAAAAAGAAAGTTTAGGAAAAGTTATAAATAAAAAAGGATTTATAGCTAATGAAAAGGAATTAAAAGAGAATAATAGAGCACATTCAGCGAGATTAAGAATATTTGAAAGGAAGTAA
- the mraZ gene encoding division/cell wall cluster transcriptional repressor MraZ produces MFVGEYSCKIDSKGRITMPSKFREQLTKPFTITKGFDNSIQLFPENEWIIKTEELKKLKDTNSSHRIYKRFISGSAVDDLEFDAQGRIKLPQALIKHSQIEKDVVVIGNNEKIEIWSKEIWDKYVDDSNENIEDIVEGIEF; encoded by the coding sequence ATGTTTGTAGGAGAATATAGTTGTAAAATTGATAGCAAAGGAAGAATAACTATGCCATCAAAATTTAGAGAACAACTTACAAAACCATTTACAATCACCAAAGGATTTGATAATTCTATACAATTATTTCCAGAAAATGAGTGGATAATAAAAACGGAAGAATTAAAAAAACTTAAAGACACTAATTCATCACATAGAATATATAAAAGATTTATTTCTGGAAGTGCAGTGGACGATTTAGAATTTGATGCACAAGGAAGAATAAAATTACCACAAGCTCTAATAAAACATTCTCAAATTGAAAAAGATGTCGTTGTTATAGGTAATAATGAAAAAATTGAAATATGGTCGAAAGAAATTTGGGATAAATATGTTGACGATAGTAATGAAAATATTGAAGACATAGTTGAAGGAATAGAGTTTTAG